The Mammaliicoccus sciuri genome window below encodes:
- a CDS encoding ammonium transporter, whose translation MSQTDTLLLFGCTLLVWLMTPGLALFYGGLVQSKNVLNTSMHSISAIVVVTFTWVLIGFSISFGGNNLWIGDFSHALLNGVGFTPNGNFSETIPFALFMLFQLTFCTIAVSILTGSVAERMKFGPFLIFMSLWVILVYSPVAHWVWGGGWIHKLGAIDFAGGTVVHISSGVSGLVLALLLGSRKPSNKKPPHNLVITLIGGILVWFGWFGFNTGSALTFDSVAMLAFVNTILASCAGIAGWSIFEYIQKKKVTLIGTLSGMLAGLVTITPAAGFVGYGSAMILGILGGFVCYYVITHLKVLLNYDDALDAFGLHGFGGVVGAIGTGLFQNSSVNSTIADGVFFGGGIMPIVVQIVAVVVTIAFSGIMTYIIAKIISIFTILRTDEKAELEGLDAVFHGETAYGYELKQEKS comes from the coding sequence ATGAGTCAGACAGATACACTTTTATTATTCGGATGTACGTTGTTAGTTTGGTTAATGACACCTGGGTTAGCATTATTTTACGGAGGATTAGTTCAATCTAAAAATGTTTTAAATACTTCGATGCACAGTATTTCAGCAATTGTTGTTGTAACATTCACATGGGTATTAATAGGATTTTCTATTAGTTTTGGTGGTAACAATTTATGGATAGGTGATTTCTCACACGCATTATTAAACGGTGTTGGATTCACACCTAATGGTAATTTTAGTGAAACCATTCCATTCGCATTATTTATGCTTTTCCAATTAACATTTTGTACCATTGCTGTTTCAATTCTTACTGGTTCAGTAGCTGAAAGAATGAAATTCGGACCATTTTTAATCTTTATGAGTTTATGGGTCATTCTAGTTTATAGCCCAGTAGCACATTGGGTATGGGGTGGCGGCTGGATTCACAAACTTGGTGCAATTGATTTTGCTGGTGGTACAGTAGTCCATATTTCATCTGGTGTTTCTGGACTTGTACTTGCCCTACTACTCGGTTCTAGAAAACCTAGCAATAAGAAACCACCACATAATTTAGTCATTACTTTAATCGGTGGTATTCTCGTATGGTTTGGTTGGTTTGGCTTTAATACAGGATCAGCTCTTACTTTCGATTCAGTTGCCATGCTTGCATTTGTTAATACAATACTAGCATCATGTGCAGGTATTGCCGGTTGGTCTATCTTTGAATATATTCAAAAGAAAAAAGTTACGTTAATCGGAACATTATCAGGAATGTTAGCAGGACTTGTAACGATTACACCAGCAGCAGGTTTTGTCGGTTACGGAAGTGCAATGATTCTAGGAATATTAGGTGGATTCGTTTGTTACTATGTTATCACGCACCTTAAAGTATTACTTAACTATGACGATGCATTAGATGCATTCGGTTTACACGGATTTGGAGGCGTCGTTGGTGCAATAGGAACAGGTCTTTTCCAAAATTCTAGCGTTAACTCAACAATAGCAGACGGTGTATTCTTTGGTGGTGGCATCATGCCAATAGTCGTACAAATCGTTGCCGTTGTCGTAACAATCGCATTTAGTGGCATCATGACTTACATCATCGCTAAAATCATCAGTATCTTTACAATATTAAGAACAGACGAAAAAGCAGAACTAGAAGGCTTAGATGCCGTCTTCCACGGCGAAACTGCATATGGATACGAACTCAAACAAGAAAAATCATAA
- a CDS encoding MarR family winged helix-turn-helix transcriptional regulator, whose product MKNFLYSYTNLYRPYIHHINEILEPFDLYAAQYKVLHDIAYNQPTTLVQVSKRSFIEKPTARKIIKKLIERELIQAVNSKEDKREKFLTLTEQGQNQFDEILHRIGVFQEKCLQAIGVDEAELNKSQEILENLRSYLIEEETE is encoded by the coding sequence ATGAAGAACTTTTTATATTCCTATACAAATTTGTACCGACCATATATTCATCATATTAATGAAATATTGGAACCTTTTGATTTATATGCTGCGCAGTACAAAGTGTTACATGATATCGCATATAATCAACCAACTACACTTGTTCAAGTTTCTAAGCGTTCTTTTATTGAGAAACCTACAGCTCGTAAAATTATAAAAAAATTAATCGAACGGGAATTGATTCAAGCAGTTAATAGTAAAGAAGATAAAAGAGAAAAATTCCTTACATTAACTGAGCAAGGTCAAAATCAATTCGATGAAATTCTTCATAGAATTGGTGTATTTCAAGAAAAATGTCTGCAAGCAATTGGTGTCGATGAAGCAGAACTTAATAAGTCACAAGAGATTTTAGAGAATTTGAGAAGTTATTTAATAGAGGAGGAAACAGAGTAA
- the iadA gene encoding beta-aspartyl-peptidase: protein MFTIIKNGDVYSPNYKGQQSILIQGRSIIKIGDIDNELIKQLDPNLKIIDATGYTVMPGIIDPHIHLLGGGGEASYVTRTPEVQLTHLISNGITSVVGLIGTDGISRTLTSLYAKAQALEAEGVSTYMYTGNYHLPVTTITNSIKEDLFLIDKVIGTGEIAINDFRSSIPTTEELARIVADTTVGGMLSGKAGVTHFHIGTGKHKLKQIHDLIDHYDVKPNKLYVTHFDKGIDLLEEGISLSHKGVYVDLTASSNTVEYVNYYRAHGGDISKLTVSSDGHGSLPKFDKHNQLVGYDVAKCSTLTDQLFNLLVQDSNWEEVIALFTSNVANVLTLHHKGHIEEHYDADILIVDPKKKQIKDVFAKGQHMLSDYQMIRKGMFE, encoded by the coding sequence ATGTTTACAATTATTAAAAATGGTGATGTATATTCACCGAACTATAAGGGTCAGCAATCGATACTTATTCAAGGGCGATCTATTATTAAAATCGGAGATATAGATAATGAATTAATAAAGCAACTGGATCCAAACTTAAAGATCATCGATGCTACAGGATATACGGTTATGCCGGGGATTATAGACCCACATATTCATTTGCTTGGAGGTGGCGGAGAAGCGAGTTATGTGACACGAACACCAGAAGTCCAATTAACGCATTTAATATCAAATGGTATTACAAGCGTAGTTGGCTTAATAGGTACAGATGGTATTTCTCGAACACTAACAAGTTTATATGCAAAGGCTCAAGCATTAGAAGCTGAAGGTGTTTCTACATATATGTACACAGGTAATTATCACTTACCCGTTACTACAATTACAAACTCCATCAAAGAAGATTTGTTTTTAATTGATAAAGTGATTGGCACTGGTGAGATAGCAATAAATGATTTCAGATCATCTATACCAACAACTGAAGAACTCGCAAGAATTGTGGCTGATACAACAGTTGGCGGTATGCTAAGTGGGAAAGCTGGTGTAACACATTTTCATATAGGTACAGGTAAACATAAACTGAAACAAATTCATGACCTAATCGATCATTATGATGTTAAACCGAACAAACTATATGTGACACATTTTGATAAAGGGATAGATTTGTTAGAAGAAGGGATTTCATTAAGTCATAAAGGTGTGTATGTTGACTTAACAGCAAGTTCAAATACTGTAGAATACGTCAATTATTACCGAGCACATGGAGGAGACATCTCAAAATTAACCGTTTCTTCAGACGGACATGGCAGTTTACCTAAATTCGATAAACATAATCAACTTGTAGGTTATGACGTTGCAAAATGCAGCACGCTAACAGACCAATTATTTAATTTATTGGTACAAGACTCGAACTGGGAAGAAGTAATTGCTTTATTTACCTCTAATGTCGCTAACGTATTAACACTACATCATAAAGGACATATCGAAGAACACTATGATGCAGATATATTAATAGTTGATCCAAAAAAGAAACAAATAAAAGATGTATTTGCAAAAGGACAACATATGCTTTCAGATTATCAAATGATTAGAAAAGGTATGTTTGAATAA
- a CDS encoding Na+/H+ antiporter NhaC family protein has translation MNQINHKGSFIALLPLIVFVTLFIGTGLIMKDFNYLPLNIAILIAAVFVCAMYPKTPLAKKLDIFTKGAAHPNILLMVFVFLMAGAFSQTAKSMGAVSSTVNLGLSLIPGQFLLPGLFIVGAFISVAMGTSMGTVAALVPVGVGISEATDISLALTTATVVGGAMFGDNLSMISDTTIAAVRTQQTKMSDKFKMNFLIVLPGAILTVLILWFVTKDAGMTDASQGGYSIIKVIPYVFVLISALCGMNVLMVLVLGVIVASLIGLLDGSFTLAENLKAISDGLIGMQDISMIALLIGGIIGLIEYHGGIKWLLNTVTKRLKSKRGAEFGIASLVSVTNLATANNTISIITAGPLAKEIADDYQIDRRKSASILDIFASTIQGIIPYGAQVLAATSVAGISTVSLLPYSFYPYLLGICGIVSIIIGYPRKKKEAEKA, from the coding sequence ATGAATCAAATTAATCATAAAGGATCATTTATCGCTTTATTACCGTTAATCGTATTTGTAACGCTGTTTATAGGTACTGGATTAATCATGAAAGATTTTAATTACTTACCTTTAAATATAGCGATTCTGATTGCAGCAGTCTTTGTATGTGCTATGTATCCAAAGACGCCTTTAGCTAAAAAATTAGATATATTTACGAAAGGCGCAGCTCATCCTAACATTTTATTAATGGTGTTTGTCTTTTTAATGGCAGGTGCATTTAGTCAAACAGCTAAAAGTATGGGGGCTGTAAGTTCAACTGTTAATTTAGGATTATCTTTAATTCCCGGACAGTTTTTATTACCAGGATTATTCATAGTTGGTGCATTTATTTCAGTAGCTATGGGTACATCAATGGGAACAGTAGCAGCATTAGTACCAGTAGGCGTAGGTATTTCAGAAGCAACAGATATCTCACTTGCTTTAACAACAGCAACTGTCGTAGGTGGTGCAATGTTCGGTGATAATTTATCAATGATTTCAGATACAACAATTGCGGCAGTTAGAACGCAACAAACAAAAATGAGCGATAAATTTAAGATGAATTTCTTAATTGTATTACCAGGTGCTATTTTAACAGTGCTTATACTATGGTTTGTTACAAAAGATGCAGGTATGACAGATGCCAGTCAAGGTGGCTATAGTATCATTAAAGTCATTCCATACGTATTTGTATTAATTAGTGCGTTATGTGGAATGAACGTATTGATGGTATTAGTGCTTGGTGTCATCGTAGCAAGCTTAATAGGATTATTAGACGGCTCATTTACACTAGCAGAAAATTTAAAAGCAATCTCAGATGGACTTATCGGCATGCAAGATATTTCTATGATTGCATTATTAATCGGCGGTATAATTGGTCTCATAGAATACCATGGCGGAATAAAATGGTTGCTGAATACCGTAACGAAACGCTTGAAATCTAAACGCGGCGCTGAATTTGGAATTGCCAGTTTAGTAAGCGTGACAAATTTAGCAACAGCTAACAACACAATTTCAATCATTACAGCAGGACCACTCGCAAAAGAAATAGCAGATGATTATCAAATTGATCGCAGAAAATCAGCAAGTATATTAGATATATTTGCAAGTACAATACAAGGGATTATTCCATATGGCGCACAAGTATTAGCAGCAACAAGCGTCGCAGGAATATCAACAGTATCACTATTACCATATTCATTTTATCCATATTTATTAGGCATATGCGGTATCGTGTCTATTATAATAGGCTATCCACGTAAGAAGAAAGAAGCGGAGAAAGCTTAA
- a CDS encoding catalase, producing MSNKSKLTGLFGAPVSDRENSLTAGKRGPLAMQDIYFLEQMAHFDREVIPERRMHAKGSGAFGTFTVTHDITQYTNAKIFSEIGKQTEMFARFSTVAGERGAAEAERDIRGFALKFYTEEGNWDLVGNNTPVFFFRDPKLFASLNHVVKRDPKTNMHNPQSNWDFWTLLPEALHQVTILMTDRGIPKGFRNMHGFGSHTYSMYNDAGERVWVKFHFRTQQGIENYTAEEAEQVIAKDRESSQRDLFNAIEEGNFPKWKMYIQVMTEEQARNHKDNPFDLTKVWFKDEYPLIPVGEFELNRNPENYFQDVEQAAFAPTNIIPGIDFSPDKMLQGRLFSYGDAQRYRLGVNHWQIPVNSPKAATNVCPFSRDGQMRVDGNLGSGINYYPNSYEAHQSQPEYKKPGLELEGELYEHDFREDDDNYYEQPGKLFRLQSPEQQQRIFQNTANEMQGTTDEVKHRHIRNCYKADPDYGKGVADALGIDINSVDLEG from the coding sequence ATGAGTAATAAATCAAAACTTACAGGACTTTTTGGTGCGCCAGTATCAGATCGTGAAAATTCATTAACTGCTGGTAAACGCGGACCACTTGCTATGCAAGATATTTATTTCTTAGAACAAATGGCACATTTCGACAGAGAAGTGATTCCAGAGCGTCGTATGCATGCTAAAGGTTCTGGTGCGTTCGGTACTTTTACTGTTACACATGATATAACACAATATACAAATGCTAAAATATTCTCTGAAATTGGTAAACAAACTGAAATGTTTGCACGTTTCTCTACAGTTGCTGGTGAACGTGGTGCTGCAGAAGCTGAACGTGACATTCGTGGTTTCGCACTTAAATTCTATACTGAAGAAGGTAACTGGGACTTAGTTGGTAACAACACACCTGTATTCTTCTTCCGTGATCCTAAATTATTTGCAAGTTTAAACCATGTTGTTAAACGTGACCCTAAAACAAACATGCATAACCCACAATCAAACTGGGACTTCTGGACATTATTACCTGAAGCTTTACACCAAGTTACAATTTTAATGACAGACAGAGGTATTCCAAAAGGATTCCGTAACATGCACGGTTTCGGTTCACACACATACTCAATGTACAACGATGCTGGTGAACGTGTATGGGTTAAATTCCACTTCAGAACACAACAAGGTATCGAAAATTACACAGCAGAAGAAGCTGAACAAGTAATTGCTAAAGACCGCGAATCAAGTCAAAGAGACTTATTCAACGCGATTGAAGAAGGCAATTTCCCTAAATGGAAAATGTACATTCAAGTTATGACTGAAGAACAAGCAAGAAATCATAAAGATAACCCATTCGACTTAACTAAAGTTTGGTTTAAAGACGAATACCCATTAATTCCAGTTGGTGAATTCGAATTAAACCGTAACCCAGAGAACTATTTCCAAGATGTTGAACAAGCTGCATTTGCACCAACAAACATCATCCCTGGTATAGACTTCTCTCCAGATAAAATGTTACAAGGTCGTTTATTCTCATACGGAGATGCACAACGTTACCGCTTAGGTGTTAACCACTGGCAAATCCCAGTAAACTCACCAAAAGCTGCAACAAACGTTTGCCCATTCTCAAGAGATGGACAAATGAGAGTAGATGGTAACCTTGGTAGCGGCATTAACTACTATCCAAATAGTTATGAAGCACATCAATCACAACCAGAATACAAAAAACCAGGTTTAGAACTTGAAGGTGAATTATACGAACACGACTTCCGTGAAGATGACGATAATTACTATGAACAACCAGGTAAATTATTCCGTCTACAATCACCAGAACAACAACAACGTATTTTCCAAAATACAGCAAACGAAATGCAAGGCACTACTGACGAAGTAAAACACCGTCACATCCGTAACTGTTACAAAGCAGATCCAGACTACGGTAAAGGTGTAGCAGACGCATTAGGCATTGATATCAACTCAGTTGATTTAGAAGGATAA
- a CDS encoding MFS transporter: protein MNDQIKKPIWTKDFIFNFVISFFIFLSMYLLLVTVGGYSKETFGVSDSMAGLASGLFIVGSLVGRFLTGKYINLLGSKKVLVIGGILLVITNGLYLVTASSFALLLIARILNGIASGVASTATGTIAAFITPAQRRSEGISMYSLSMVLGTAIGPFIGLLLYQHIPMSGLFTICTILIVVAFVMSLFMKVETPVIASVKTEEKKGFKLTDFFSVHALPIAIVVVIVSIAYSSVLSFIQFFAQENHLVDAASFFFVVYAVAVLITRPFTGRIMDQRGENIVTIPAFICLILGLFLISIASNGAILLIAGAFIGLGFGNLQSIFQALVVKVSPVEAMGLATSTYFIGLDFGLGFGPYVLGNFTHSIGYLGLYLAMSIVALLGLVAFYFLHMIKAKKVSQI from the coding sequence ATGAATGACCAAATTAAGAAACCGATTTGGACAAAAGATTTTATATTTAATTTTGTTATTAGCTTTTTTATATTTTTATCAATGTATTTACTATTAGTAACAGTAGGTGGTTATAGTAAAGAAACGTTCGGTGTTTCAGACAGTATGGCTGGTCTAGCATCAGGTTTATTCATAGTTGGATCATTAGTAGGTAGATTTTTAACAGGTAAATATATCAATTTATTAGGTAGTAAGAAAGTATTAGTCATCGGTGGGATTCTACTAGTTATCACAAACGGTTTATATCTCGTGACTGCATCATCATTCGCATTGTTATTAATCGCACGTATTCTAAATGGTATTGCAAGTGGGGTAGCAAGTACAGCTACAGGAACAATTGCAGCATTTATCACACCAGCACAACGTCGTAGTGAAGGTATCAGTATGTATAGTTTAAGTATGGTACTCGGTACAGCAATCGGACCATTTATAGGCTTATTACTATATCAACACATTCCAATGTCTGGACTATTTACAATTTGTACGATACTTATTGTTGTAGCATTTGTTATGTCACTATTCATGAAAGTTGAAACACCTGTTATAGCTAGCGTTAAAACAGAAGAGAAAAAAGGATTTAAACTTACTGATTTCTTCTCAGTACATGCCTTACCAATTGCAATCGTAGTTGTAATTGTTAGTATTGCATACTCATCAGTATTGTCATTTATTCAATTCTTCGCACAAGAAAATCACTTAGTAGATGCAGCAAGTTTCTTCTTTGTTGTATATGCAGTAGCAGTCTTAATTACAAGACCATTTACAGGAAGAATTATGGACCAACGCGGTGAGAATATCGTTACAATACCAGCATTTATATGTTTAATTCTTGGTTTATTCCTAATTAGTATTGCAAGCAATGGTGCGATTTTATTAATCGCAGGTGCATTTATAGGATTAGGATTTGGTAACTTACAATCTATATTCCAAGCATTAGTTGTTAAAGTATCGCCAGTAGAAGCAATGGGATTAGCAACATCAACATATTTCATCGGCTTAGACTTCGGATTAGGATTTGGACCATATGTATTAGGTAACTTCACACATTCAATCGGATATTTAGGATTATATTTAGCAATGTCTATCGTAGCCTTATTAGGATTAGTCGCATTCTATTTCTTACACATGATTAAAGCTAAAAAAGTAAGTCAAATATAA
- a CDS encoding M4 family metallopeptidase encodes MYRSKKILSVGFTSVMALTLGLSNVASAKESSPLDQKELKSIPKQEINTKAEAQEILSQLPGNPNIKKSYKQFEVANEFKDNLGFTHYTLKPKVDNYVVEDKEVKIHTNDNQELELVNGDVNTEKVTYTNKQSLSKDEAVNKAFESIGVSQNEVKNIKGQKVVNKDELVINAEKKKLVYNVEIIYLDPKPARWEIKIDAETGEVVSKKNKIEHISGSGVGVNGDTKNPLNLTKISNGYGLQDETHSGTIHTYDAKNGTSSFSLMTDTDTNFNSKNQAAGVDAHYNAAKTYDYYLNTHNRDSYDGNGAEINSIVHFDRNYNNAFWNGQYMVYGDGDGTTFTSLSAADDVVAHELTHAVTEHSANLVYENQPGALNESMSDVFGYFVDPEDWLMGEDVYTPGKPGDGLRSLSNPEQYNQPAHMNNYQNLPNTDQGDCGGVHINSGIPNKAAYLTITKIGKEKSEDIYYRALTQYLSSNSSFLDAKYALKQAASDLYGANSTEVQQVVNAWNSVGVTG; translated from the coding sequence ATGTATCGATCGAAAAAAATTTTATCAGTAGGTTTTACTTCAGTTATGGCTTTGACTTTAGGATTATCAAATGTGGCTAGTGCGAAAGAAAGTAGTCCTTTAGATCAAAAGGAATTAAAATCAATTCCTAAACAAGAAATAAACACAAAAGCTGAAGCGCAAGAGATTTTGAGTCAATTACCAGGCAATCCAAATATTAAGAAAAGTTACAAACAATTTGAAGTAGCAAATGAATTTAAAGATAACTTAGGATTTACGCATTATACTTTAAAACCTAAAGTAGATAACTACGTTGTCGAAGATAAAGAAGTCAAGATACATACCAATGATAATCAAGAATTAGAGCTCGTCAATGGGGATGTCAATACAGAAAAAGTTACATATACAAATAAACAAAGCTTATCTAAAGATGAAGCGGTTAATAAAGCTTTTGAAAGTATTGGCGTGAGCCAAAATGAAGTGAAAAATATTAAAGGACAAAAAGTCGTTAATAAAGATGAACTAGTGATCAATGCTGAAAAGAAAAAATTAGTCTATAATGTTGAAATTATTTATTTAGATCCTAAACCAGCACGTTGGGAAATTAAAATTGATGCTGAAACTGGTGAAGTTGTAAGTAAGAAAAATAAAATTGAACATATTTCAGGAAGTGGTGTAGGTGTTAATGGGGACACTAAAAATCCACTCAATTTAACAAAAATAAGCAATGGTTATGGTTTACAAGATGAAACACATTCTGGAACAATCCATACTTATGATGCAAAGAATGGTACGTCTAGCTTTTCACTTATGACAGATACGGATACAAACTTTAATAGTAAAAATCAAGCTGCAGGAGTAGATGCGCATTATAATGCTGCTAAAACATATGACTACTATTTAAACACACACAATAGAGATAGTTATGATGGAAACGGTGCAGAAATTAATTCTATTGTTCATTTTGATAGAAATTATAATAATGCCTTTTGGAATGGTCAATACATGGTGTATGGAGATGGAGATGGTACAACATTTACATCATTATCAGCTGCAGATGATGTTGTTGCACATGAATTAACACATGCTGTGACAGAACATAGTGCAAACCTTGTATATGAGAATCAACCAGGTGCTTTAAATGAATCGATGTCAGATGTGTTTGGTTACTTCGTTGATCCAGAAGACTGGTTAATGGGAGAAGATGTATACACGCCAGGTAAACCAGGTGATGGATTAAGAAGTCTTTCAAATCCAGAACAATATAATCAACCTGCACATATGAATAACTATCAGAACTTGCCAAATACTGACCAAGGTGACTGTGGTGGTGTGCATATTAATAGTGGTATACCAAATAAAGCTGCTTATTTAACGATTACTAAAATTGGAAAAGAAAAATCAGAAGATATCTATTATAGAGCTTTAACACAATACTTAAGTTCAAACTCTTCATTCTTAGATGCTAAATATGCATTAAAACAAGCAGCATCTGATTTATATGGTGCAAACTCAACAGAAGTTCAACAAGTGGTCAATGCTTGGAATTCAGTAGGCGTAACTGGATAA
- a CDS encoding helix-turn-helix domain-containing protein: protein MKLGERVKQRRIDLKLSQQNLAQGIATQSQISKIEKNELQPGSQLLFNISRRLNCSMDYLYIGDELDTQLEQKLKVIERLLEERDYDALIPIIDGNYLSNSSTDEIAASKWVRSIITFYKHDDVEQSLQLIEEAYRLMDHNMYEKLQVSICNTRAIYYYRQNENEKAKSSLEQGLEIAKRYNVDDNYQIKLLYTLSNIYSNEKAYDRCLAYAQSALDITIKSNRYMLYSELVYNIVQSRLEMGILNDTDKKQLEIALFLSEQSKKHNITILIRDLMKTL from the coding sequence ATGAAATTAGGAGAACGTGTCAAACAAAGGAGAATAGATTTAAAGCTTTCTCAACAGAATTTAGCGCAAGGTATTGCGACTCAAAGTCAAATTTCAAAAATAGAAAAGAATGAATTACAACCGGGATCTCAACTACTTTTTAACATTTCAAGAAGATTAAATTGTAGTATGGACTATTTATATATTGGCGATGAGTTAGATACTCAATTAGAACAGAAGTTAAAAGTAATAGAAAGATTGTTAGAAGAGCGTGATTATGATGCACTCATACCTATTATAGATGGCAATTATTTATCAAATAGTTCAACAGATGAAATTGCTGCTTCGAAGTGGGTAAGATCGATTATTACTTTTTATAAGCATGATGATGTTGAACAATCTCTACAACTAATAGAAGAAGCGTATCGTTTAATGGATCATAATATGTATGAGAAATTACAAGTTTCTATCTGTAATACGCGCGCAATTTACTACTATAGACAGAATGAAAATGAAAAAGCAAAGTCATCACTAGAACAAGGTTTAGAAATTGCTAAACGTTATAATGTAGACGATAATTATCAAATCAAATTGTTATATACATTATCTAATATTTACTCGAATGAAAAAGCTTATGACAGATGTTTAGCTTATGCTCAATCTGCATTAGATATTACGATTAAATCGAATAGATATATGTTATATAGCGAATTAGTTTATAATATTGTGCAATCACGATTAGAGATGGGCATTCTAAATGATACAGATAAGAAACAATTAGAAATTGCACTTTTCTTAAGTGAACAGTCTAAAAAACACAACATCACAATATTGATTAGAGATTTAATGAAGACTTTATAA
- a CDS encoding M20 family metallopeptidase — protein MLNDFYERLSKKENKMIEIRRYLHEHPELSFEEKETAQYIADFYKDKDVTLQTHIGGEGIYGIKVTIDSGKPGKTLALRADFDALPIKEDTGLPFSSKNEGVMHACGHDAHTAYMMVLAETLIEVKDQLKGKIVIIHQPAEEKPPGGSQYLIKDGILDGVDNVIGVHVMSALESDHVYYREGNAQSGRNIFKLKITGRGGHGSSPHLTNDPIVAASSFVMSVQTIVSRRLNPFDMGVISIGSFDGKGQFNIIKNEVTLEGDVRGMNEETLQLIESEVKRLSKGLESMYGVQCELEYTRDYPVLYNDPELTKQVAKAIEAANIPEVKSVERCEPQPPSEDFAYYAKELPCTFFYVGASPKDKETFPHHHPKFDIDEGSLLIAAKSVAAVTFDYLGVQ, from the coding sequence ATGTTAAATGATTTCTATGAAAGATTATCTAAGAAAGAAAATAAAATGATTGAAATCAGAAGATACTTACATGAGCATCCTGAGTTATCTTTTGAAGAAAAAGAGACAGCCCAGTATATTGCTGACTTTTATAAAGATAAGGATGTCACATTACAAACACATATCGGAGGAGAAGGCATTTACGGTATTAAAGTAACCATTGATTCTGGTAAACCAGGTAAGACGTTAGCGTTACGCGCTGATTTCGATGCATTACCAATAAAAGAAGATACTGGCCTACCTTTCAGTTCTAAAAATGAAGGTGTCATGCATGCTTGTGGTCATGACGCGCATACTGCATATATGATGGTGCTTGCTGAAACTTTAATTGAAGTGAAAGATCAACTTAAAGGTAAGATTGTCATCATTCACCAACCTGCAGAAGAAAAGCCACCTGGTGGTTCACAATACTTAATTAAAGATGGCATTCTTGATGGTGTTGATAATGTTATCGGTGTCCATGTTATGAGCGCACTTGAAAGTGATCACGTTTATTATAGAGAAGGCAATGCTCAATCAGGTCGAAATATATTTAAATTAAAAATAACAGGACGTGGTGGTCATGGTTCTTCACCACATTTAACAAATGACCCAATTGTTGCAGCAAGTAGCTTTGTTATGTCTGTACAAACAATCGTTTCAAGAAGATTGAATCCATTTGATATGGGCGTTATTTCTATCGGTTCATTTGATGGTAAAGGACAGTTTAATATCATTAAAAATGAAGTCACTCTTGAAGGTGATGTTAGAGGCATGAACGAAGAAACACTGCAACTAATTGAATCAGAAGTTAAACGACTTTCTAAAGGTTTAGAATCTATGTATGGTGTTCAATGTGAACTTGAATATACGAGAGATTATCCAGTTCTATATAATGATCCTGAATTAACGAAACAAGTTGCTAAAGCAATTGAAGCGGCTAATATTCCTGAAGTTAAAAGTGTTGAACGTTGCGAACCACAACCTCCATCAGAAGATTTCGCTTACTATGCAAAAGAATTACCTTGTACCTTCTTCTATGTAGGCGCAAGTCCTAAAGATAAAGAAACATTCCCTCATCATCATCCTAAATTTGATATTGATGAAGGTTCTCTACTTATTGCAGCTAAATCAGTCGCTGCTGTTACGTTCGATTATTTAGGTGTTCAATAA
- a CDS encoding winged helix-turn-helix transcriptional regulator: MEVTEYNIGVEATIDVIGGKWKPVILCHLKHGTMRTSELKKAIPHITQKMLTQQLRELEKDGIINRIVYQQVPPKVEYEISEYGSTLNELLEHLCKWGEFHIKKRKEDGEQIELDSVEFIDGI, encoded by the coding sequence ATGGAAGTTACGGAATATAATATTGGTGTAGAAGCAACAATAGATGTCATTGGCGGTAAATGGAAGCCAGTGATACTGTGTCATTTAAAGCATGGAACAATGCGAACATCTGAACTTAAAAAAGCTATTCCGCATATTACACAAAAAATGTTAACGCAACAATTAAGAGAATTAGAAAAAGATGGTATTATTAATCGAATTGTATATCAACAAGTACCACCAAAAGTTGAATACGAGATATCAGAATATGGTAGTACATTAAATGAATTACTAGAGCACTTATGTAAATGGGGAGAATTCCATATTAAAAAACGTAAAGAAGACGGCGAGCAAATAGAGCTTGATTCCGTAGAATTTATAGATGGAATTTAA